From Actinosynnema mirum DSM 43827, a single genomic window includes:
- a CDS encoding TetR/AcrR family transcriptional regulator, with product MEPQVGAARGGRPPLSERRRAQTRLDIAREAVRLFEARGVAATSVEDIAEAAGISTRTFWRYCEGKEDCVRPLLTTGVDVVAAALLEWRFGEDVATVLDRAGAAAGEVMADAPATQALLRLVADEPALRSVWLRVHHDAEDVFAAALTRSSALPPGGLHARVGAAVVNGALRAAVEHHVALRGTEGLVDTVREALRIAVSGLRG from the coding sequence GTGGAACCACAGGTGGGGGCGGCCAGGGGTGGCCGTCCGCCGCTCAGCGAGCGGCGCAGGGCGCAGACCAGGCTGGACATCGCCCGCGAGGCGGTCCGGTTGTTCGAGGCGCGGGGCGTCGCCGCGACGTCGGTCGAGGACATCGCGGAGGCGGCGGGCATCTCGACGCGCACGTTCTGGCGCTACTGCGAGGGCAAGGAGGACTGCGTCCGGCCCCTGCTGACCACCGGGGTGGACGTGGTGGCCGCGGCCCTGCTGGAGTGGCGCTTCGGCGAGGACGTCGCGACCGTGCTCGACCGCGCGGGCGCGGCGGCGGGCGAGGTGATGGCCGACGCGCCCGCCACGCAGGCCCTGCTGCGGCTGGTGGCGGACGAGCCGGCGCTGCGCTCGGTGTGGCTGCGGGTGCACCACGACGCGGAGGACGTGTTCGCCGCCGCGCTGACCCGCTCGTCCGCGCTGCCCCCCGGCGGGCTGCACGCGCGGGTGGGCGCGGCCGTCGTCAACGGCGCGCTGCGGGCCGCCGTGGAGCACCACGTGGCGCTGCGCGGCACGGAGGGGCTGGTCGACACCGTCCGGGAGGCGCTGAGGATCGCGGTGTCGGGGTTGCGCGGGTAG
- a CDS encoding dioxygenase family protein, producing the protein MPFQAPAGAYDAFLPGALESARSHRGWTPSDGPLPALYLSHGAPPLFDDGPWIGQLFDWARSLPKPKAVLIVSAHWEDAPLALSAPAAGTPLVYDFGGFHPRYYRMRYDTPDATALARRVAALMPDAEPVHQHPARGLDHGAWVPLMAMLPLADVPVLQLSMPTHDPARLMELGARLAPLRQEGVLLIGSGFMTHGLRFATREMFLHNAVPVWSADFDAWAAEALGRGDVDELAAFRTRAPGMPYAHPTPDHFLPIFITLGAATDPAQRAVTAIDGYMMGFAKRSFQLG; encoded by the coding sequence ATGCCGTTCCAGGCCCCTGCGGGGGCGTACGACGCGTTCCTTCCCGGCGCGCTGGAGAGCGCCCGCTCGCACCGCGGGTGGACGCCCTCGGACGGGCCGCTTCCCGCGCTGTACCTGAGCCACGGCGCGCCCCCGCTGTTCGACGACGGGCCGTGGATCGGGCAGCTGTTCGACTGGGCGCGGTCGCTGCCCAAGCCGAAGGCCGTGCTGATCGTGTCCGCGCACTGGGAGGACGCGCCGCTCGCCTTGTCCGCCCCGGCCGCCGGAACGCCGCTGGTGTACGACTTCGGCGGCTTCCACCCGCGCTACTACCGGATGCGCTACGACACCCCGGACGCGACCGCGCTGGCCCGCAGGGTCGCCGCGCTCATGCCGGACGCCGAGCCGGTGCACCAGCACCCCGCGCGCGGTCTGGACCACGGCGCGTGGGTGCCGCTCATGGCGATGCTGCCGCTGGCGGACGTGCCGGTGCTCCAGCTGTCCATGCCCACCCACGACCCGGCGCGGCTGATGGAGCTGGGCGCCAGGCTCGCACCGCTGCGGCAGGAGGGCGTGCTGCTGATCGGCTCCGGGTTCATGACGCACGGGCTGCGGTTCGCGACGCGGGAGATGTTCCTGCACAACGCCGTTCCCGTCTGGTCGGCCGACTTCGACGCGTGGGCGGCGGAGGCGCTGGGGCGCGGCGACGTGGACGAGCTGGCGGCGTTCCGCACGCGCGCGCCGGGGATGCCGTACGCGCACCCGACGCCGGACCACTTCCTGCCGATCTTCATCACGCTGGGCGCGGCGACGGACCCGGCGCAGCGCGCGGTCACCGCGATCGACGGGTACATGATGGGGTTCGCCAAGCGCTCGTTCCAGCTGGGCTGA
- a CDS encoding SDR family oxidoreductase, protein MIVVTGATGQLGRLVIAALRERGAAVTAAVRDLDKAADLGVPARLADYDRPETLVAAFEGATRVLLISGTDPNRAEQHRAVVDAAKAAGVELLAYTSVLGAPTSTLGVAPDHVATEEHIRASGVPFAFLRNGWYHENYDQTARQGAETGVIAGAAGNGLVASAARADYAEAAAVVLTGDGFANTAHELSGDTAWAMPELADAIAAAAGTEVVYRDLPLAEHRASLLAAGLPEPVADFVSGIDASIARGELAATPGELSALIGRPTTPLREWAATALKQS, encoded by the coding sequence ATGATCGTCGTCACCGGGGCCACCGGCCAGCTCGGCCGCCTCGTCATCGCCGCCCTGCGGGAGCGCGGCGCCGCCGTCACCGCCGCCGTCCGCGACCTGGACAAGGCCGCCGACCTCGGCGTCCCCGCCCGCCTCGCCGACTACGACCGGCCGGAGACGCTCGTCGCCGCGTTCGAGGGGGCCACCCGCGTGCTGCTGATCTCCGGCACCGACCCGAACCGCGCCGAGCAGCACCGCGCCGTCGTGGACGCCGCCAAGGCCGCCGGGGTCGAGCTGCTCGCCTACACCTCCGTGCTGGGCGCGCCCACGAGCACGCTGGGCGTCGCGCCCGACCACGTGGCCACCGAAGAGCACATCCGCGCGTCCGGCGTGCCGTTCGCCTTCCTGCGCAACGGCTGGTACCACGAGAACTACGACCAGACCGCCCGCCAGGGCGCCGAGACCGGCGTGATCGCGGGCGCCGCGGGCAACGGCCTGGTCGCGTCCGCCGCGCGCGCCGACTACGCCGAGGCCGCCGCCGTCGTGCTGACCGGCGACGGGTTCGCGAACACCGCGCACGAGCTGTCCGGCGACACCGCCTGGGCGATGCCGGAGCTGGCCGACGCGATCGCCGCGGCCGCCGGGACCGAGGTGGTCTACCGGGACCTCCCGCTCGCCGAGCACCGCGCCTCGCTGCTCGCCGCCGGGCTGCCGGAACCGGTGGCGGACTTCGTGTCCGGCATCGACGCGTCCATCGCGCGCGGCGAGCTGGCCGCCACGCCCGGCGAGCTGAGCGCGCTGATCGGCCGCCCCACCACCCCGCTGCGCGAGTGGGCCGCCACCGCCCTGAAGCAGTCCTGA
- a CDS encoding MarR family winged helix-turn-helix transcriptional regulator — protein MPPAAPRWLDAEERQTWLALASVLIRLPSALDAQLQRDAGISHFEYQALAFLSEQPTRSLRMSELAVVTEGSLSRLSHVVKRLERQDWVVRKPDPDDGRYTLAVLTDLGWDKVVDTAPGHVEEVRRLVFDPLSGEQQRHLREIGRRVASAIEPDGPCPGS, from the coding sequence ATGCCCCCCGCAGCCCCCCGCTGGCTCGACGCCGAAGAGCGGCAGACCTGGCTCGCGCTCGCCAGCGTGCTCATCCGGCTCCCCTCCGCGCTCGACGCGCAGCTCCAGCGCGACGCGGGCATCAGCCACTTCGAGTACCAGGCGCTCGCCTTCCTCTCCGAGCAGCCCACCCGCTCGCTGCGCATGAGCGAGCTCGCCGTCGTCACCGAGGGCTCCCTCTCCCGCCTCTCCCACGTCGTCAAGCGCCTGGAGCGGCAGGACTGGGTCGTCCGCAAGCCCGACCCCGACGACGGCCGCTACACGCTCGCCGTGCTCACCGACCTCGGCTGGGACAAGGTGGTCGACACCGCGCCCGGTCACGTCGAGGAGGTGCGGCGGCTGGTGTTCGACCCGCTCTCCGGCGAGCAGCAGCGGCACCTGCGGGAGATCGGGCGGCGGGTGGCCTCGGCCATCGAGCCCGACGGGCCCTGCCCCGGCTCCTGA